In Xiphophorus couchianus chromosome 8, X_couchianus-1.0, whole genome shotgun sequence, the following proteins share a genomic window:
- the shroom3 gene encoding protein Shroom3 isoform X3, which produces MELLEVFYRRKLRKKQKKSELGRSDGALCRSPSETSVNKLATGLISKVLRFTSRRSEPSSRPHSWHSTKLGDDQPDLGQMELMGPVWGHSYPTSASTTDLSAGFDPSGGYLRKSPDQYSSRGSMESLDPAQSSHHHPVTQQQLALGHRGQTGPNPAYSSCQQLSSARSNSIDLLHSKRDSAYSSFSTSSSIPEYLASTPSFGPERSCSLDAVPQRGAGSAEMLQADIRYVRAVYDAQQGLTQEQELNSSRTGPRSGPRDLQGSVGGVCYRGANGSRGGVTASNRHSVGPIWGQAASRSSYESLKGAPAPPRRSDSYAAIRNHERPNSWSSLDHARSLRSLQSSSWHHSSGPVASAKASFGAEGQLHTVIEKSPESSPTTKPRQGAGFSQPPSPTGPCSPPSRLILPASVYPVPQPEPQYAQTPSSGPGPSGVYTALTKESSRQQAVRDERTTENGHQSVGSSPYSRSSYSGPGSGQLRSRLPEADSWHQHPESNAETHKQHLKTSGGGSEGPTGAQRSSRNLSQNFDDSLLKGRQEEQNHEFRITPVHSVPDLRTASTQGRSEPRDNIRPRDPPIVQSEPAGWTRVAQGQVPPSSAPHPSAQWSHRDPDSDHPLTRLEIALAEVQRCSVPDGPDGGQSPARSLSVLEKVSHFERRRDGGKLRSFSTNSYCKSSHLGMSDKGGSSPCGAEDLRNMLERSTKGTKAHRTMSYRGGGNEYMKHRLPADPVSALQRSRSSFQLDGSKDGDVNRNCPYRPEPQETDDPLLDRSYRDSVKDAQPTVLRSTSFRQRDLSSPPPVFSGPQPFPNPAKYNSLEKRGPKTKPKPQGIVMPPVTSPHTPKERHAVSPDDGGRSPPPPPPPLPSVPPVGPPALTRICGRKRLTADQKKRSYSEPENMNEVGVSDPETASLFRRGGETSVADRRKMFELAASHVGAGLSQGAVSRSDLRQLRQDALVEYVERKRGIRRDEAGLRTGSRPRSAYFHPEQGYHTDTYSLSSTSSMLSLQDPGPDQGVPALGSDRWSLQSNLFYPGRVTTPRPPAQPIPGLDLQISPDLNPEARINRHSQSGTRDSNISEDRQIAEPQYKPGLSTKVNEALQRVGSVHRTGRSASAEDLLERLESKYSPQHIRSRSSPTADQLNQNLISGEIKSFDVSFSESGRCALVADRPADSHRSTEFSSTQSNRFNENSDRPTTPAQDVSHTPVSRRERQRNGERLRAYSTSTLAASVGLPSPFSSPGNQQDGGGAAEWTSSERLSRANLDAITFPGIAQSGDRQTRRSLSDGTPEDGHRGRTLSLELTGEISENTKPVSPVTPAPPPYRKTSGSSTSSHQSVHPHLSSLRISESSLSGSFEQQPLQTSTGNLQEFDDVFLTSPPPLPPPPPLTPPIKETNIMEDVPPLPPPPPPAEMEADLQSLQSSNPETLKNSVSIRMSSAQSAPPLKPQPSNSTEDVFVFQYQPLPRREKSPEELRVEALTQQLVLQDPSLAPLLDTWGGECTMKLMEEIFSNGSLTGGAQGSSLPGQRTQAGDCGQSSDQTKETDVDEDENDVNTRKGELCEALRRCVAAMQREKAALAEEHRRHQAAGAGMEALIQQQLKANEKEKYSMFIGDLERIVNLLLSLCSRLSRVDKSLLSLDRDGGLTEDAAEERDSLHHKRSLLLRQTEDARELKENLDRRQRTVTAILTGYLTEAQLHDYRLFVSAKPSLLIRQRQLDDLIRQREEQLARLAESLPPSPAHSVRSTAVTSL; this is translated from the exons ATGGAGCTGCTGGAGGTTTTTTACCGCAGGAAGCTgaggaagaagcagaagaagtcGGAGCTGGGCCGCTCCGACGGCGCGCTGTGCCGGTCGCCGTCGGAAACCAGCGTCAACAAGCTGGCCACTGGCCTCATCTCCAAGGTGCTCCGCTTCACGTCCAG ACGCAGTGAGCCGTCGTCTCGCCCTCATTCCTGGCACTCCACGAAACTCGGCGACGATCAACCGGACCTGGGGCAGATGGAGTTGATGGGCCCCGTCTGGGGCCACAGTTACCCCACCAG TGCTTCCACCACCGACCTGTCGGCCGGGTTCGACCCCAGCGGCGGCTACCTGAGGAAGAGTCCGGACCAGTACAGCTCCAGGGGCAGCATGGAGAGCCTGGACCCGGCCCAGTCCTCCCATCACCACCCAGTGACGCAGCAGCAGCTCGCACTGGGCCACCGCGGCCAGACTGGGCCCAACCCGGCCTACTCGTCCTGCCAGCAGCTTTCCTCTGCCAG GTCGAACAGCATCGACCTCCTGCACAGCAAGCGGGACTCGGCCTACTCCTCCTTCTCCACCAGCTCCAGTATTCCCGAGTACCTGGCCTCCACGCCCTCCTTCGGCCCGGAGCGCTCCTGCTCCCTGGACGCCGTCCCGCAGAGAGGCGCCGGCAGCGCCGAGATGCTGCAGGCCGACATCCGATACGTCCGCGCCGTCTACGACGCCCAGCAGGGCCTGACTCAGGAGCAGGAGCTGAACTCGTCCAGAACCGGGCCCAGGTCCGGGCCAAGAGACCTGCAGG GCTCAGTGGGCGGGGTCTGTTACCGCGGCGCTAACGGCAGCAGAGGCGGCGTCACGGCGTCCAACAGGCACAGTGTGGGACCCATATGGGGCCAGGCGGCCAGCCGCAGCTCCTACGAGAGCCTGAAGGGGGCGCCCGCTCCGCCGAGGCGCAGCGACAGCTACGCCGCCATCAGGAACCACGAGAGGCCAAACTCCTGGTCCAGTCTGGACCACGCCCGGTCGCTGCG GTCTCTGCAGAGCAGCTCCTGGCATCACTCCAGTGGCCCAGTGGCCTCAG CGAAAGCTTCGTTTGGCGCTGAGGGTCAGCTCCACACCGTGATAGAGAAGAGTCCGGAGAGCAGCCCCACCACCAAGCCCAGGCAGGGCGCCGGCTTCTCCCAGCCCCCGTCCCCTACCGGGCCCTGCTCCCCGCCCAGCCGCCTCATTCTTCCTGCCAGCGTTTACCCGGTTCCCCAGCCAGAACCTCAGTACGCGCAGACGCCCAGCTCCGGTCCCGGTCCATCTGGAGTCTACACGGCCCTGACCAAGGAGAGCAGCCGGCAGCAGGCGGTCCGGGACGAACGGACGACAGAAAACGGCCACCAAAGCGTCGGATCCTCACCGTATTCCCGCTCCTCGTACTCCGGACCTGGATCCGGACAGCTCAGGTCCAGACTGCCCGAGGCGgacag TTGGCACCAGCACCCAGAGTCGAACGCTGAAACCCACAAGCAGCACCTGAAAACCTCTGGAGGCGGTTCTGAGGGTCCGACTGGAGCCCAGAGATCTTCCAGGAACCTCAGCCAGAACTTCGATGATTCTCTTCTGAAAGGACGGCAGGAAGAGCAGAACCACGAATTCAGGATTACCCCGGTCCACTCGGTCCCAGACCTCAGAACCGCGTCCACACAGGGGAGGAGCGAACCCAGAGACAACATCCG ACCCAGAGACCCGCCCATCGTTCAGTCAGAACCGGCCGGATGGACCCGGGTCGCCCAGGGTCAGGTACCGCCCAGCTCAGCGCCGCATCCATCCGCCCAGTGGAGCCACAGAGACCCGGACAGCGATCACCCTCTGACCCGCCTGGAGATCGCCCTGGCCGAGGTCCAGCGCTGCTCCGTTCCCGACGGCCCAGACGGCGGCCAGAGTCCGGCCCGCAGCCTCTCGGTTCTGGAGAAAGTCAGTCACTTTGAGCGGCGGAGAGACGGAGGGAAGCTGCGCAGCTTCAGCACCAACTCCTACTGCAAATCCTCCCATCTGGGG ATGAGCGATAAAGGTGGCAGTTCCCCCTGTGGAGCGGAGGACCTCAGAAACATGCTGGAAAGAAGCACCAAGGGAACCAAAGCCCACAGGACGATGAGCTACAGAGGAGGCGGCAATGAGTACATGAAACACAG GCTTCCAGCCGATCCCGTCTCAGCGCTCCAGAGAAGCCGCAGCAGCTTCCAGCTGGACGGATCAAAGGACGGAGACGTCAACAGGAACTGTCCTTATCGACCCGAACCCCAGGAGACGGACGACCCCCTGCTGGACAG ATCTTACAGGGATTCTGTGAAAGACGCCCAGCCTACCGTCCTTCGCTCCACTTCTTTCAGACAGAGAGACCTCAGCTCTCCGCCTCCCGTCTTCTCCGGCCCTCAGCCGTTCCCCAACCCTGCTAAGTACAACTCACTGGAGAAAAGAGGCCCAAAGACGAAGCCCAAACCTCAGGGCATCGTCATGCCACCAGTCACTTCCCCTCACACCCCGAAGGAGAGGCATGCGGTCAGCCCCGATGACGGAGGCCGGAgcccgccgccgccgccgccgccactcCCCAGCGTGCCTCCGGTCGGGCCGCCGGCTCTGACCAGGATCTGCGGCCGCAAGCGTCTGACGGCCGACCAGAAGAAACGTTCGTACTCCGAACCAGAGAACATGAACGAAGTGGGAGTTTCTGATCCAGAAACAGCTTCCCTCTTCCGACGAGGAGGAG AAACTAGCGTAGCAGACCGTCGGAAGATGTTTGAGCTTGCAGCGAGCCACGTTGGCGCCGGACTCAGTCAGGGCGCCGTGTCGAGGTCGGACCTGCGGCAGCTCCGCCAAGACGCTCTGGTTGAGTACGTGGAGAGGAAGCGAGGGATCAGGAGGGACGAGGCAGGGCTGAGGACTGGATCCAGACCTCGCAGCGCTTACTTCCACCCTGAACAGGGCTACCACACAG ACACCTACAGCCTCTCGTCCACCTCCAGCATGCTTTCCCTTCAGGACCCTGGTCCGGATCAGGGCGTCCCTGCTCTGGGATCTGACCGTTGGAGCCTCCAGTCCAACCTCTTCTACCCGGGCAGGGTGACCACACCCAGACCTCCAGCTCAGCCGATCCCTGG TCTTGATCTCCAAATCAGTCCAGATCTGAACCCTGAAGCCCGAATCAACAGACACAGTCAGTCCGGTACCAGAGACTCGAACATAAGTGAAGACCGGCAGATCGCTGAGCCTCAGTACAAACCCGGACTCTCCACGAAGGTCAACGAGGCGTTGCAGAGGGTCGGGTCGGTCCACCGGACCGGGAGGTCGGCCTCTGCTGAGGATCTGCTGGAGCGTTTAGAAAGCAAATACTCACCTCAACACATTCGCTCTCGCTCGTCCCCGACCGCAGACCAGCTCAACCAG AACTTAATTTCAGGGGAAATCAAGAGTTTCGATGTTTCCTTCTCTGAATCTGGACGATGTGCTCTGGTTGCAGACCG ACCTGCAGACAGTCACAGATCAACAGAGTTCAGTTCTACTCAGTCAAACCGGTTCAATGAGAACTCTGACCGACCGACAACGCCTGCACAAG ACGTCTCTCACACCCCCGTCAGTCGTAGAGAGCGCCAGAGGAACGGCGAACGTCTCCGGGCCTACAGCACCTCCACCTTGGCGGCCTCCGTCGGCCTTCCCTCGCCCTTCTCCTCTCCCGGGAACCAGCAGGACGGCGGCGGCGCCGCGGAGTGGACCTCCAGCGAGAGGCTGAGCCGGGCCAACCTGGACGCCATCACCTTCCCGGGAATCGCGCAGAGCGGCGACAGACAGACGAGACGCAGCCTGAGCGACGGAACCCCAGAGGACGGACACCGAGGCAGAACCTTAAGCTTGGAGTTGACTGGAGAGATTTCTGAAAATACCAAACCAGTTTCACCAGTCACACCAGCACCGCCACCATACAGGAAGACCAGTGGGAGCTCCACTTCCTCCCATCAGTCTGTCCATCCTCACCTGTCCTCTCTGAGGATCTCTGAATCCAGCCTCAGCGGCTCCTTCGAGCAGCAGCCGCTGCAGACGTCGACAGGAAACCTTCAGGAGTTTGACGACGTCTTCCTCAccagtcctcctcctcttcctcctcctcctcctctcactCCACCGATTAAAGAGACGAACATCATGGAGGACgtccctcctctccctcctccaccacctccagCTGAGATGGAAGCAGATCTTCAGTCGTTACAAAG cTCTAATCCAGAAACGTTAAAAAACTCGGTTTCCATCCGGATGTCTTCGGCTCAGTCCGCTCCGCCATTAAAGCCACAGCCGTCCAACTCCACCGAGGACGTCTTCGTCTTCCAGTACCAGCCGCTTCCCAGGAGGGAGAAGTCACCCGAAGAGCTGAGGGTGGAGGCGCTGACTCAACAACTG GTGCTGCAGGATCCCTCTCTGGCGCCCCTGCTGGACACCTGGGGAGGCGAATGCACTATGAAGCTGATGGAGGAAATCTTTTCTAACGGCAGCCTgactggtggagcacagggcaGTTCACTGCCGGGTCAAAG GACGCAGGCTGGCGACTGTGGTCAGAGTTCGGACCAAACGAAGGAAACGGATGTTGATGAAGACGAGAACGACGTCAACACCAGGAAG GGGGAGCTGTGTGAGGCCCTGCGGCGCTGCGTGGCGGCGATGCAGCGGGAGAAGGCGGCTCTGGCGGAGGAGCATCGGCGCCACCAGGCTGCGGGCGCCGGCATGGAGGCGctgatccagcagcagctgaaagccAACGAGAAGGAGAAGTACAGCATGTTCATAG GAGACCTGGAGAGGATCGTCAACCTGCTGCTGTCTCTGTGCAGCCGCCTGTCCAGGGTGGACAAGTCTCTGCTTTCTCTGGACAGAGACGGAGGTTTGACTGAAGACGCTGCTGAGGAGAGG gacTCCCTTCATCACAAGCGTTCGCTGCTCCTTCGTCAGACCGAAGACGCGCGGGAGCTGAAGGAGAACCTGGACCGGCGGCAGCGCACGGTCACCGCCATCCTGACCGGCTACCTCACCGAAGCACAACTCCACGACTACCGCCTCTTCGTCAGCGCCAAACCCTCGCTCCTGATTCGCCAGCGCCAGCTCGATGACCTCATCCGGCAGCGGGAGGAGCAGCTGGCGCGACTCGCCGAGAGCCTGCCGCCAAGCCCCGCCCACTCCGTCAGGTCCACTGCCGTGACATCACTGTGA
- the shroom3 gene encoding protein Shroom3 isoform X1 — MERRGRAGLQPAGGGEGGGWVLVEARLQGGAPWGFTVQGGLEHGQPLIISKVEDGGKADSVERPLLVGDEIIIINDVELSGYRQEAIALIKGSFKTLKLTVRREFDPGYVEEFTSPNSGAALRLPSPPPDLCFQSPPPSQEAPSSNHSQRCSAVQLRIKNRRSEPSSRPHSWHSTKLGDDQPDLGQMELMGPVWGHSYPTSASTTDLSAGFDPSGGYLRKSPDQYSSRGSMESLDPAQSSHHHPVTQQQLALGHRGQTGPNPAYSSCQQLSSARSNSIDLLHSKRDSAYSSFSTSSSIPEYLASTPSFGPERSCSLDAVPQRGAGSAEMLQADIRYVRAVYDAQQGLTQEQELNSSRTGPRSGPRDLQGSVGGVCYRGANGSRGGVTASNRHSVGPIWGQAASRSSYESLKGAPAPPRRSDSYAAIRNHERPNSWSSLDHARSLRSLQSSSWHHSSGPVASAKASFGAEGQLHTVIEKSPESSPTTKPRQGAGFSQPPSPTGPCSPPSRLILPASVYPVPQPEPQYAQTPSSGPGPSGVYTALTKESSRQQAVRDERTTENGHQSVGSSPYSRSSYSGPGSGQLRSRLPEADSWHQHPESNAETHKQHLKTSGGGSEGPTGAQRSSRNLSQNFDDSLLKGRQEEQNHEFRITPVHSVPDLRTASTQGRSEPRDNIRPRDPPIVQSEPAGWTRVAQGQVPPSSAPHPSAQWSHRDPDSDHPLTRLEIALAEVQRCSVPDGPDGGQSPARSLSVLEKVSHFERRRDGGKLRSFSTNSYCKSSHLGMSDKGGSSPCGAEDLRNMLERSTKGTKAHRTMSYRGGGNEYMKHRLPADPVSALQRSRSSFQLDGSKDGDVNRNCPYRPEPQETDDPLLDRSYRDSVKDAQPTVLRSTSFRQRDLSSPPPVFSGPQPFPNPAKYNSLEKRGPKTKPKPQGIVMPPVTSPHTPKERHAVSPDDGGRSPPPPPPPLPSVPPVGPPALTRICGRKRLTADQKKRSYSEPENMNEVGVSDPETASLFRRGGETSVADRRKMFELAASHVGAGLSQGAVSRSDLRQLRQDALVEYVERKRGIRRDEAGLRTGSRPRSAYFHPEQGYHTDTYSLSSTSSMLSLQDPGPDQGVPALGSDRWSLQSNLFYPGRVTTPRPPAQPIPGLDLQISPDLNPEARINRHSQSGTRDSNISEDRQIAEPQYKPGLSTKVNEALQRVGSVHRTGRSASAEDLLERLESKYSPQHIRSRSSPTADQLNQNLISGEIKSFDVSFSESGRCALVADRPADSHRSTEFSSTQSNRFNENSDRPTTPAQDVSHTPVSRRERQRNGERLRAYSTSTLAASVGLPSPFSSPGNQQDGGGAAEWTSSERLSRANLDAITFPGIAQSGDRQTRRSLSDGTPEDGHRGRTLSLELTGEISENTKPVSPVTPAPPPYRKTSGSSTSSHQSVHPHLSSLRISESSLSGSFEQQPLQTSTGNLQEFDDVFLTSPPPLPPPPPLTPPIKETNIMEDVPPLPPPPPPAEMEADLQSLQSSNPETLKNSVSIRMSSAQSAPPLKPQPSNSTEDVFVFQYQPLPRREKSPEELRVEALTQQLVLQDPSLAPLLDTWGGECTMKLMEEIFSNGSLTGGAQGSSLPGQRTQAGDCGQSSDQTKETDVDEDENDVNTRKGELCEALRRCVAAMQREKAALAEEHRRHQAAGAGMEALIQQQLKANEKEKYSMFIGDLERIVNLLLSLCSRLSRVDKSLLSLDRDGGLTEDAAEERDSLHHKRSLLLRQTEDARELKENLDRRQRTVTAILTGYLTEAQLHDYRLFVSAKPSLLIRQRQLDDLIRQREEQLARLAESLPPSPAHSVRSTAVTSL; from the exons ACGCAGTGAGCCGTCGTCTCGCCCTCATTCCTGGCACTCCACGAAACTCGGCGACGATCAACCGGACCTGGGGCAGATGGAGTTGATGGGCCCCGTCTGGGGCCACAGTTACCCCACCAG TGCTTCCACCACCGACCTGTCGGCCGGGTTCGACCCCAGCGGCGGCTACCTGAGGAAGAGTCCGGACCAGTACAGCTCCAGGGGCAGCATGGAGAGCCTGGACCCGGCCCAGTCCTCCCATCACCACCCAGTGACGCAGCAGCAGCTCGCACTGGGCCACCGCGGCCAGACTGGGCCCAACCCGGCCTACTCGTCCTGCCAGCAGCTTTCCTCTGCCAG GTCGAACAGCATCGACCTCCTGCACAGCAAGCGGGACTCGGCCTACTCCTCCTTCTCCACCAGCTCCAGTATTCCCGAGTACCTGGCCTCCACGCCCTCCTTCGGCCCGGAGCGCTCCTGCTCCCTGGACGCCGTCCCGCAGAGAGGCGCCGGCAGCGCCGAGATGCTGCAGGCCGACATCCGATACGTCCGCGCCGTCTACGACGCCCAGCAGGGCCTGACTCAGGAGCAGGAGCTGAACTCGTCCAGAACCGGGCCCAGGTCCGGGCCAAGAGACCTGCAGG GCTCAGTGGGCGGGGTCTGTTACCGCGGCGCTAACGGCAGCAGAGGCGGCGTCACGGCGTCCAACAGGCACAGTGTGGGACCCATATGGGGCCAGGCGGCCAGCCGCAGCTCCTACGAGAGCCTGAAGGGGGCGCCCGCTCCGCCGAGGCGCAGCGACAGCTACGCCGCCATCAGGAACCACGAGAGGCCAAACTCCTGGTCCAGTCTGGACCACGCCCGGTCGCTGCG GTCTCTGCAGAGCAGCTCCTGGCATCACTCCAGTGGCCCAGTGGCCTCAG CGAAAGCTTCGTTTGGCGCTGAGGGTCAGCTCCACACCGTGATAGAGAAGAGTCCGGAGAGCAGCCCCACCACCAAGCCCAGGCAGGGCGCCGGCTTCTCCCAGCCCCCGTCCCCTACCGGGCCCTGCTCCCCGCCCAGCCGCCTCATTCTTCCTGCCAGCGTTTACCCGGTTCCCCAGCCAGAACCTCAGTACGCGCAGACGCCCAGCTCCGGTCCCGGTCCATCTGGAGTCTACACGGCCCTGACCAAGGAGAGCAGCCGGCAGCAGGCGGTCCGGGACGAACGGACGACAGAAAACGGCCACCAAAGCGTCGGATCCTCACCGTATTCCCGCTCCTCGTACTCCGGACCTGGATCCGGACAGCTCAGGTCCAGACTGCCCGAGGCGgacag TTGGCACCAGCACCCAGAGTCGAACGCTGAAACCCACAAGCAGCACCTGAAAACCTCTGGAGGCGGTTCTGAGGGTCCGACTGGAGCCCAGAGATCTTCCAGGAACCTCAGCCAGAACTTCGATGATTCTCTTCTGAAAGGACGGCAGGAAGAGCAGAACCACGAATTCAGGATTACCCCGGTCCACTCGGTCCCAGACCTCAGAACCGCGTCCACACAGGGGAGGAGCGAACCCAGAGACAACATCCG ACCCAGAGACCCGCCCATCGTTCAGTCAGAACCGGCCGGATGGACCCGGGTCGCCCAGGGTCAGGTACCGCCCAGCTCAGCGCCGCATCCATCCGCCCAGTGGAGCCACAGAGACCCGGACAGCGATCACCCTCTGACCCGCCTGGAGATCGCCCTGGCCGAGGTCCAGCGCTGCTCCGTTCCCGACGGCCCAGACGGCGGCCAGAGTCCGGCCCGCAGCCTCTCGGTTCTGGAGAAAGTCAGTCACTTTGAGCGGCGGAGAGACGGAGGGAAGCTGCGCAGCTTCAGCACCAACTCCTACTGCAAATCCTCCCATCTGGGG ATGAGCGATAAAGGTGGCAGTTCCCCCTGTGGAGCGGAGGACCTCAGAAACATGCTGGAAAGAAGCACCAAGGGAACCAAAGCCCACAGGACGATGAGCTACAGAGGAGGCGGCAATGAGTACATGAAACACAG GCTTCCAGCCGATCCCGTCTCAGCGCTCCAGAGAAGCCGCAGCAGCTTCCAGCTGGACGGATCAAAGGACGGAGACGTCAACAGGAACTGTCCTTATCGACCCGAACCCCAGGAGACGGACGACCCCCTGCTGGACAG ATCTTACAGGGATTCTGTGAAAGACGCCCAGCCTACCGTCCTTCGCTCCACTTCTTTCAGACAGAGAGACCTCAGCTCTCCGCCTCCCGTCTTCTCCGGCCCTCAGCCGTTCCCCAACCCTGCTAAGTACAACTCACTGGAGAAAAGAGGCCCAAAGACGAAGCCCAAACCTCAGGGCATCGTCATGCCACCAGTCACTTCCCCTCACACCCCGAAGGAGAGGCATGCGGTCAGCCCCGATGACGGAGGCCGGAgcccgccgccgccgccgccgccactcCCCAGCGTGCCTCCGGTCGGGCCGCCGGCTCTGACCAGGATCTGCGGCCGCAAGCGTCTGACGGCCGACCAGAAGAAACGTTCGTACTCCGAACCAGAGAACATGAACGAAGTGGGAGTTTCTGATCCAGAAACAGCTTCCCTCTTCCGACGAGGAGGAG AAACTAGCGTAGCAGACCGTCGGAAGATGTTTGAGCTTGCAGCGAGCCACGTTGGCGCCGGACTCAGTCAGGGCGCCGTGTCGAGGTCGGACCTGCGGCAGCTCCGCCAAGACGCTCTGGTTGAGTACGTGGAGAGGAAGCGAGGGATCAGGAGGGACGAGGCAGGGCTGAGGACTGGATCCAGACCTCGCAGCGCTTACTTCCACCCTGAACAGGGCTACCACACAG ACACCTACAGCCTCTCGTCCACCTCCAGCATGCTTTCCCTTCAGGACCCTGGTCCGGATCAGGGCGTCCCTGCTCTGGGATCTGACCGTTGGAGCCTCCAGTCCAACCTCTTCTACCCGGGCAGGGTGACCACACCCAGACCTCCAGCTCAGCCGATCCCTGG TCTTGATCTCCAAATCAGTCCAGATCTGAACCCTGAAGCCCGAATCAACAGACACAGTCAGTCCGGTACCAGAGACTCGAACATAAGTGAAGACCGGCAGATCGCTGAGCCTCAGTACAAACCCGGACTCTCCACGAAGGTCAACGAGGCGTTGCAGAGGGTCGGGTCGGTCCACCGGACCGGGAGGTCGGCCTCTGCTGAGGATCTGCTGGAGCGTTTAGAAAGCAAATACTCACCTCAACACATTCGCTCTCGCTCGTCCCCGACCGCAGACCAGCTCAACCAG AACTTAATTTCAGGGGAAATCAAGAGTTTCGATGTTTCCTTCTCTGAATCTGGACGATGTGCTCTGGTTGCAGACCG ACCTGCAGACAGTCACAGATCAACAGAGTTCAGTTCTACTCAGTCAAACCGGTTCAATGAGAACTCTGACCGACCGACAACGCCTGCACAAG ACGTCTCTCACACCCCCGTCAGTCGTAGAGAGCGCCAGAGGAACGGCGAACGTCTCCGGGCCTACAGCACCTCCACCTTGGCGGCCTCCGTCGGCCTTCCCTCGCCCTTCTCCTCTCCCGGGAACCAGCAGGACGGCGGCGGCGCCGCGGAGTGGACCTCCAGCGAGAGGCTGAGCCGGGCCAACCTGGACGCCATCACCTTCCCGGGAATCGCGCAGAGCGGCGACAGACAGACGAGACGCAGCCTGAGCGACGGAACCCCAGAGGACGGACACCGAGGCAGAACCTTAAGCTTGGAGTTGACTGGAGAGATTTCTGAAAATACCAAACCAGTTTCACCAGTCACACCAGCACCGCCACCATACAGGAAGACCAGTGGGAGCTCCACTTCCTCCCATCAGTCTGTCCATCCTCACCTGTCCTCTCTGAGGATCTCTGAATCCAGCCTCAGCGGCTCCTTCGAGCAGCAGCCGCTGCAGACGTCGACAGGAAACCTTCAGGAGTTTGACGACGTCTTCCTCAccagtcctcctcctcttcctcctcctcctcctctcactCCACCGATTAAAGAGACGAACATCATGGAGGACgtccctcctctccctcctccaccacctccagCTGAGATGGAAGCAGATCTTCAGTCGTTACAAAG cTCTAATCCAGAAACGTTAAAAAACTCGGTTTCCATCCGGATGTCTTCGGCTCAGTCCGCTCCGCCATTAAAGCCACAGCCGTCCAACTCCACCGAGGACGTCTTCGTCTTCCAGTACCAGCCGCTTCCCAGGAGGGAGAAGTCACCCGAAGAGCTGAGGGTGGAGGCGCTGACTCAACAACTG GTGCTGCAGGATCCCTCTCTGGCGCCCCTGCTGGACACCTGGGGAGGCGAATGCACTATGAAGCTGATGGAGGAAATCTTTTCTAACGGCAGCCTgactggtggagcacagggcaGTTCACTGCCGGGTCAAAG GACGCAGGCTGGCGACTGTGGTCAGAGTTCGGACCAAACGAAGGAAACGGATGTTGATGAAGACGAGAACGACGTCAACACCAGGAAG GGGGAGCTGTGTGAGGCCCTGCGGCGCTGCGTGGCGGCGATGCAGCGGGAGAAGGCGGCTCTGGCGGAGGAGCATCGGCGCCACCAGGCTGCGGGCGCCGGCATGGAGGCGctgatccagcagcagctgaaagccAACGAGAAGGAGAAGTACAGCATGTTCATAG GAGACCTGGAGAGGATCGTCAACCTGCTGCTGTCTCTGTGCAGCCGCCTGTCCAGGGTGGACAAGTCTCTGCTTTCTCTGGACAGAGACGGAGGTTTGACTGAAGACGCTGCTGAGGAGAGG gacTCCCTTCATCACAAGCGTTCGCTGCTCCTTCGTCAGACCGAAGACGCGCGGGAGCTGAAGGAGAACCTGGACCGGCGGCAGCGCACGGTCACCGCCATCCTGACCGGCTACCTCACCGAAGCACAACTCCACGACTACCGCCTCTTCGTCAGCGCCAAACCCTCGCTCCTGATTCGCCAGCGCCAGCTCGATGACCTCATCCGGCAGCGGGAGGAGCAGCTGGCGCGACTCGCCGAGAGCCTGCCGCCAAGCCCCGCCCACTCCGTCAGGTCCACTGCCGTGACATCACTGTGA